Within Mycobacterium heckeshornense, the genomic segment CCCAACGGGATGCCCTATGACCATGTCGCGCCGAGCGAGACCTTCGAGCAGGCCGTGAAAATCCTTGACCACGAAGGCTTCCGGAAAGAACAGCGCGAAGCCCTGGCGCACGGCCGTTACCTCGGCCTTGGCTTCGCCGCCTACATCGAGCCGACCGGCGCGGCGACCGGGCACCTGGCCACCGAGGGCGCCACCATCCGCATGACCCCGACCGGAAAGATCAACGTCTACGTCAACGGTGGGTCGACGGGCAACAGCATCGAAACCACCGTCGTGCAGTTGACCGCCGACGCGCTGGGCGCCGACATCGACGACGTCGCCACCATCCAGGGCGACACCGCGGTCACCCCGTACGGCGCGGGAACCCAGGGCAGCCGCAGCGGCCCGATGACCGCGGGGGCCGTCAACGAAGCCGGAACCATCCTGCGAAGTCAGATCGTGGCGATCGCCGCCCACTATCTTGGTGTGACGGAATCCGATGTGGAGCTGGCGAATTCGCGTGCGGTTGCCCGCGACGACCCGGCCAAGAGCGTCAGCTTCGCCGACCTCGCCTATCGCGCGTACTACGAACCGCAGCAGCTGCCGCCGGGCATGTCGGCGTCGCTGGAGGCCACCGCGCGCTTCACCTCGCAGGCGCCGATCCACTGGGCCAACGCCACCCACGCCTGCACCTGCGAGGTCGACGTGGAAACCGGGCAGGTCAAGCTGCTGCGCTACATCGTCAGCGAAGACGTCGGCCCGATGATCAACCCCAACGTCGTCGAGGGCCAGATCGCCGGCGGCACAGTGCAAGGCATCGGCGGCGCGCTGCTGGAAAACATGGTCTACGACGACGACGGCAACCCGCTGGCCAGCACGTTCGTCGACTACCTGCTGCCGACGGCCACCGAGGTGCCGCCCATCGAATTCGGCCACGTCGAGATTCCCGGGCCGGGGGTCGGTGGCTACAAGGGCGTCGGCGAGGGGGGTGCGATCGGTTCGGCGCCCGCGGTGATCAACGCGATCAACGATGCCCTGGCGCCGCTGGGTGTGACGCTCACCGCGCTGCCGGCCAGCCCGGCGGCGATCGTCAACCTGATCGAACAGGGAACCAAAGGTGGAATTTAACAACGAGTTTCGCGTCGCGGTGCCGGCGGCCAAGACGTGGGAGGTGCTCACCGACGTCGAGCGGGTCGCCCCATGTCTGCCCGGCGCCACGGTGCTGAGCGTCGACGGCGACGAGTTCACCGGCACCGTCAAGGTGAAGGTCGGGCCGATCACGGTGTCCTATCAAGGCGTGGCGTGCTTCCAGGAGAAGGACGCGGCCGCCCGGCGGCTGGTGCTCAAGGCCACCGGCAAGGAGACCCGCGGCAGCGGCAGCGCCGCGGCGCTGGTCACCGCGCAGCTCAAGGACGAGGGCGAGGCCAGCAGGGTGCTCATCAGCACCGACCTGACCATTTCGGGCAAGGCCGCACAATTCGGTCGCGGCGTGCTGGCCGACGTCGCCACCAACCTCGTCGGGCAATTCGCCAAGCGGCTCGAAGCCGAGCTGCTAGGCGACAGCTCAGGCCAGCACAAGCACGAAACCATTTCTGCAGCAAAGCTTTCCACGTCAGCTGAACAAGAGTCGGTGGATCTGGTGAAGGTGGTCGCGCTGCCGCTGGCCAAACGGGCGGCACCGGTGGTCGCCGGCATCGCCGCCGGGACGGCGATCGGCTTCCTGCTGGGCCGCCGCCGGGCACACAAACGACCGGCCGCGGTGCTGGCCGACGAGCTGCGGGCCGCGCTGTCGCAGCTGCTGTCATGAAGGCCGCCCCGTTCGCCTATCACCGCGTCGAGTCGGTCAAGCAGGCCGTGGACCTTCTCGACGAGTACGGCGATGAGGCGAAGATCCTGGCCGGCGGCCAGAGCCTCGTGCCGATGCTGGCAATGCGCCTGACCCACTTTGAGAACCTGGTCGACATTTCGCGCGTTGACGAACTCATCGGCATCGACCGGTTCGGCGACGAGGTGCGCGTCAATGCGGCCACCCCGCACGCGTTCGTCGAAATGGATGACGAGGTCGCCGACGGCGTTCCGCTGCTCACCCGAGCCACACCGCTGATCGGGCACTTCCAGATCCGCAACCGGGGAACGCTCGGCGGCGCGATCGCGCACGCCGATCCCGCCGCGGAGTACGGCGCCGTCGCGCTCGCACTCGGTGCGCGCATGGAGGCGGCGTCGTCGGCGGGCTCACGCGAAATCGCCGCCGACGACTTCTTCACCGGGCTTTGGGAAAACTCGCTGCGGCCCAACGAAATACTGACGGCCGTAACGTTTCCCGTATGGGGCGGGCGGTCCGGATTTGCCATCGAGGAGCTCGCGCGCCGGCACGGCGACTTTGCGATCGCCGGCGCCGCCGTGGCGGTCCAGCTCGACGGCGACGACCGGGTGAGCCGCTGTGGGGTGGGGCTGCTGGGGCTCGGCTCGACCCCGCGGCGCGCGTTGCCCGTCGAACAGGTGGTCGTGGGCCAGCGGGTCGACGACATCACGGCGGCCGACATCGGTCACCTCGCGCTCAGCGGTCTCGACGACATCCCCGCCGACCTGCAGGGCTCGGCCCGCTACCGCGCCAGGGTCGGCGCCACCATGGTGGCGCGCGCCTGGGCCTCGGCCACCGCGCAGGCAAAGGAGCAACCGCGATGAATGAGCTACCGGTCCGGCTGTCGGTCAACGGACGCAGTATCGAAGCGGCCGTCGAACCGCGGGTAACGCTGGCCGACTTTCTGCGTGAAACCTGCGGGCTGACCGGCACTCACCTGGGTTGCGAACACGGGGCGTGCGGGGCCTGCACCGTGCTGCTGGACGGCCGGGCGGTGCGGTCGTGTCTGATCTTCGCGGTCCAGGTCGACGGCCAGGAGGTGACCACCGTCGAAGGCATCGCCGGTGCCCACGGTGAACTCTCACCGGTGCAGGTAGCGCTGCGCGAGTGCCACGGTCTGCAATGTGGTTTTTGCACACCGGGTTTCGTCACCTCGATCACCGCGCTTTTGCGCGACAACCCCCATCCCACCGACCAGGAGATACGCGAAGGCCTGTCCGGAAATTTCTGCCGCTGCACCGGGTATCAGGGCATCATTAACGCCGTGCACCGGGCCGCCGAACTGATGTCGGGCGCGTCCGCTCGCTCGTGACCAGACGCAAAAGCCCCCTTTTTGCTATGGAATTGGGTGAGTTTGCGTCTGCTCGCCGTAGCTGGTGCACGATGAGGCCATGACCACGGGGCTGCACACAGTCGTCGACGAAATCGCCGACGGCATTTTCCGGCTTTCCACCTGGGTACCCGGCATCACCGAGCACGGGTTCACGTTCAACCAATTCCTACTGACCGGTGAGCAGCCGTTTCTGTTCCACTGCGGCATGCGGCAACTCTTTCCGCTGGTGTCCGAAGCGATCGGCAAGGTGATCCCGCTGGAGCGGCTGCGCTGGATTTCGTTCGCCCATGTCGAGGCCGACGAGTGCGGCGCGGTCAACCTGCTGCTCGACGCCGCGCCGAATGCCGAGGTCATCCACGGGCCACTGGCATGCATGGTGTCGCTGAACGATTTGTGTGACCGCCCGCCCGTCGTCGCTTCGGAAAACGCGCCGCACGACATCGGCGGGCACCGACTGCGCTTCATCCCCACCCCGCACGTGCCGCACAACTGGGAAAGCGCACTCTGGTTTGACGAAACCACCTCCACACTGCTGGCCGGGGATCTGCTCACCCACACCGGTCAATGTCCCGCTCTGACTGAATCAGATTGCGTCGCACCAGCTTTGGCAGCCGAAGCGGTATTCCATGCCACCGCGTTGAGCACCAACCTGGGGCCCATGCTCGAGCAGCTGGCGCAAATGCAGCCCACCACGTTGGCGCTGATGCACGGGGCCTCCATCGCCGGCGACGGCGCCGCGCAACTGCGCGGTCTGGCCCGCGGCTATGCGGCCATGGCGGGCTGACCTCGGCGCGTCACTGCCGTCACTTGCGTCACTTCCTGCGTAAGCTGGGCACTCGTAGCGCGGGCAGGGGAACACCAATGGGGATGTCACCAACCAAACGTTGCGTCGCGGCCGGGGTGGCTGCTGGCCGGCGTCCTGCTGGTCGCCGGATGCAGTTCGACGGTCGACGGCAGGCCCGTCGCGTCGCCCGGGGCGGGAGCAAGCGAGCCGTCCTCCGCCCGACCGAGCCGCCCGCCCGCACCCGAAGCCCCACCGCGCCCAACGCCGCCCGCGCAAGCACCGGCAGGCGCCATCCCTCTACCGCCGGACGACAACGGCTATGTGTTCATCGAGACGAAATCCGGCAAGACCCGCTGCCAGATCGATGCCGACAGTGTGGGTTGTGAGGCCCCGTTCACCAACTCGCCGATGACCGAAGGCGAGCACGCCAACGGCGTCAACGTCACCGCCGGCGGCGCCGTGCAGTGGGTGCTGGGCAACCTGGGCGCGATCCCCGCCGTCACCATCGACTACCGCACCTACACCGCGCAGGGCTGGACGATCACCGCCAGCGTCGACGGAACCCGGTTCACCAACGACCGCACCGGGCATGGCATGTTCGTCAGCATCGACAACGTCGAAACATTCTGAGCTGCCCGTACCCTTAAGCGTCGTGGACTTTCGGGTATTCGTCGAACCTCAGCAAGGTGCCAGCTACACCGACCAGCTTGTCGTCGCCCGGACCGCGGAAGCGTTGGGCTACTCGGGGTTTTTCCGGTCCGATCACTACGTGGCGATGAGCGGCGACGGGATGCCCGGGCCCACCGATTCCTGGGTGACGCTCGGTGCCCTCGCCCGGGAAACCTCGTCGATCCGGCTGGGCACACTGGTCACGTCGGCGACATTTCGCCACCCCGGGCCGCTGGCCGTGTCGATCGCGCAGGTCGACGCGATGAGCGGCGGCCGGGTGGAGGTCGGCATCGGCACCGGATGGTTCGAACGCGAACACCAGGCCTACGGAATCCCGTTCCCGCCACCAAGTGAGCGGTTCGCCCGGCTGACCGAACAACTGGAAATCGTCACCGGACTGTGGAACACGCCGCCGAGCCAGACATTCGACTACGCCGGAACCCATTACGCACTGTGTGACTGTCCGGCGCTGCCCAAACCGGTGCAGCGCCCGCATCCGCCGATCATCATCGGCGGGCTCGGCACCCGGCGCACGCCGGCGCTGGCCGCAACCTTCGCCGACGAGTTCAACGTGCCATTCGCAAGGCTGGACACCGTGGCGGCCCAGTACCAGCGGGTGGCCGACGCGGTCGACTCGGTCGGCCGTTCCCCGGACTCGATGACGTATTCCGCGGCGTTTGTGCTCTGCGCCGGGCGGGACGACGCCGAGCTCACCCGCCGGGCGGCGGCCATCGGCCGCGAGCTTGCCGAGATGCGCTCCAACTCCCCGCTGGTGGGCACGCCGGCCGAAATTGTCGAGCGCCTTGGCCCGTTCGCCGCCGCCGGTGTGGAGCGGGTGTACCTGCAACTGCTGGACCTGGCTGACCTGGACCACCTGGAGCTGTTCGCCGCCGAGGTGATACGGCAGCTCTGACGAGCCCGGCGTCGGCGCAGCCCCACGTGGTTGCGCGCCGTCAGTACGATCGAACCCGTGGCACGTGACGCCGGCCCCGACGACCCCAGCAACCGGCCCACCGAACTGGCACAGTACGGCGCGGGCGGGCAATGGCCGCCTGGCTCGGATCGTTTCGGTACCGCCGGCCAGCCAGGCATCACCGAACAACTGGAAGCCCAGTCCGCGCCTACTCCGTGGTATCGCAAGCGAGCGGTGCTGGCCGGCTGGGGTGCCCTGGTTTTGCTGCTGATCGCGCTGATCGTGTATGGCCTGATCGAGCTGGCCACCGGTGGTGGCGGCGGTGGCGTTCCGTCTACCACCTCGTCGACCACGACCACCACCACCACCACGACCACACCGACCACCAGCAGCACCACCACCTCCAGCAGCGAATCGAGCGCGCCGCCGCCCGCCGGTGGCGCCACTGAGCCGCCGCAGCAGGTGCCGCAACCGTCGGGCCAGCAGCCTCCACGGCGGCCGCACCTGCCCGAGCAGATCCCGCGGCTGCCGCTGCCGTCGGTGATCACGATCCCGCAGGTGCCGACCGTCATAACGCTGCCGCCTCACCTCGGGCGTTAACGGAGGTTCGCGACACCGTGGTGTTTTCGGCGTGTGAAGGATCGCCGTCGAAGACCAGCACAACCACCACCGGGTCGATCACCACGGCTACCCCAGACGCCGCTTCCACCCGCGGCGCCGCAATACCGGACCGAACCCCGACGACGGACCGGGCCACCGCCCAGCGGCACAAGTTAGGGCAGCCTTTGTCGCGGCAAAGCCCGCGAAGATGTCACTATGGGCAGGCCGAGCAGCACCTCAGCAGCGGCAGCAGCCAAGTTACCAGTTAGTAACATCGGCTTAGTTACCGCTCAGTAACGCCGGAATTGGAGAAACGCTCCGTGGATACGCAGACGCTGATCAGACTCGTAGTGGGCCTAGGCATGACGGCGATCGTGGGATTGTTCGCCGCCAGGCGCGCCAGCTGGCTGGTGAAGCTGACGCTCTCCGGGCAACCGGCCACCGGGCGCACCGACCGGCTCGGCACCCGCATCTGGACCGAGCTCTCCGAAGTGTTCGGGCAGCGTCGGCTGCTGAAATGGTCGATCCCGGGCCTGGCCCACTTCTTCACGATGTGGGGCTTTTTTATTCTGCTGACGGTCTACATCGAGGCCTACGGGCTGCTGTTTCAGCCGAACTTCCACATCCCGATCATCGGCCGGTGGGACGTCCTGGGCTTCCTGCAGGACTTCTTCGCGACGGCGGTATTCGTCGGCATCTCCACATTCGCGGTCATCCGCATCCTGCGCAGCCCGCGTGAGATCGGCCGGACATCACGGTTTTACGGCTCCCACACCGGGGGCGCCTGGCTGATCCTGTTCATGATCTTCAACGTGATCTGGACCTACGTGCTGGTTCGCGGTTCGGCGGTCAACAACGCGACGCTGCCCTACGGCAAGGCGGCGTTCCTGTCGCAACTGTTCGGCGTGATCCTCAAACCGCTCGGCCACACCGGCAACGAAGTCCTGGAAACGGTCGCCCTGCTGCTGCACATCGGCGTCATGCTGGCGTTCCTGATCATCGTGCTGCACTCCAAACACCTGCACATCTTCCTGGCGCCGATCAACGTCATCTTCAAGCGGCTGCCCAACGGGCTGGGCCCGCTGCTGCCCATCGAGGCCGACGGCAAGCCGATCGACTTCGAAAATCCGCCCGAGGACGCCACATTCGGCCGCGGCAAGATCGAGGACTTCACCTGGAAGGGCATGCTCGACTTCGCCACCTGCACCGAATGCGGCCGCTGCCAGTCGCAATGCCCCGCCTGGAACACCGGCAAGCCGCTGAACCCCAAGCTGCTCATCATGGACCTGCGTGACCACTGGATGGCCAAGGCGCCCTACATCCTCGGCCAAAAGGAGGCCGACGTCGTGGGCGGCTACATCGAGTCCGGTCGCGGCGAGGGCCACCATGTACCCGAGTCCGGGTTTGGCCGGGTGCCCGGTTCGGGGCCCGAGCAGGCCAACCGGCCACTGGTCGGCACCGCCGAACAGGGCGGGGTGATTGACCCCGACGTGCTGTGGTCGTGTGTGACCTGCGGTGCCTGCGTCGAACAGTGCCCGGTGGACATCGAGCACGTCGACCACATCGTCGACCTGCGCCGCTACCAGGTGATGATGGAGTCGGAGTTTCCCGCTGAGCTCTCGGTGCTGTTCAAAAACCTTGAGACCAAAGCCAATCCGTGGGGCCAAAACGCCTCCGACCGCACCAACTGGATCGACGAGGTCGACTTCGACGTGCCGGTGTACGGCCAAGACGTCGACAGCTTTGACGGGTTCGAGTACCTGTTCTGGGTCGGCTGTGCGGGGGCTTACGACGACAAGGCCAAGAAGACCACCAAGGCGGTCGCCGAGCTGCTGGCCACCGCCGGCGTCAAGTTCCTGGTGCTGGGTACCGGCGAGACCTGCAACGGCGACTCCGCGCGGCGTTCCGGCAACGAGTTCCTGTTCCAGCAGCTGGCCGCCCAAGCCGTCGGGACGCTCGATGGGGTGTTCGAGGGTGTGGAGACCGTCGACCGCAAGATCGTGGTCACCTGCCCGCACTGCTTCAACACCCTGGGCCGCGAATACCGCCAACTGGGCGCCAACTACACCGTGCTGCACCACACTCAGCTGCTCAACCGGCTGGTCCGGGACAAGAAGCTGGTCCCGGTCAAGCCGGTCGACGGCGACGGCAGCAAACCGTCGATCACCTACCACGACCCGTGTTATCTGGGCCGGCACAACAAGGTTTACGAAGCGCCGCGTGAGCTGATCGGCGCCTCCGGCGCGACGCTGACCGAGATGCCGCGGCACGCCGACCGCAGCTTCTGCTGCGGCGCCGGCGGCGCACGGATGTGGATGGAAGAACACATCGGCAAGCGGATCAACCACGAGCGCGTCGACGAGGCGCTGGCCACCGGGGCCACCACGGTCGCCACCGCGTGCCCGTTCTGCCGGGTGATGGTCAGCGACGGTGTCGACGACCGCGCCGAAGCGGCCGGCCGTGAGGACGTCGACGTGCGCGACGTGGCCAACCTGCTACTGGAATCGATCGACCGCAGCGCGGTGACGCTGCCGGCCAAGGGCACGGCCGCCAAGCAGGCCGCCCAGGCCGCTCCCAAGGCCGCGGCCGCACCGTCCGCACCGTCCGCACCGGCCAAGGCGACCGCCGAGGCGCCGGCTGAAACTGCTGCGCCCACACAGCAAAAACCCGCCAAAGCCGTCACCGGCCTGGGCATCGCCGGAGGCGCCAAGCGGCCCGGGGCCAAAAAAGCTGCTGCCTCAACACAACCCGCGACTGCCCCGCAACGAGAAGCCAAAACCGAAGCAGCAGAAGCTAAGCCGGCACCAGCGCCGGCCAAGGGCCTGGGAATCGCTGCCGGCGTCAAGCGACCCGGCGCGAAAAAGGCCCCGGCTCAAGGTGCTCCGCCTGAGCAGAAACCGGAAACCGAATCGGGGGTTTCCGGCCAGGACGGTGAGCAGGAATCTCAGACGCCGCCCGTGAAAGGCTTGGGCATTGCCCGCGGTGCTCGTCCACCGGGTAAACGCTGAAGTCAGCAAATTTCGGTGGACAGGGGTGGCACTATGGTTGACGTGACTACGCATCAGCTGCCCTGGCATACCAGTGCCCATCACCACCGGCAGCGCACGTTCGCGCAGTCGTCCAAGCTGCAGGATGTTCTCTACGAGATCCGCGGCCCGGTGCATGCTCACGCCGCGCGGCTGGAGGCCGAAGGGCATCGCATCCTTAAACTCAACATCGGCAATCCGGCGCCGTTCGGTTTCGAGGCGCCGGATGTGATCATGCGCGATATGATCCAGGCACTGCCTTACGCGCAGGGATACTCGGACTCCAAGGGCATCCTGCCGGCACGCCGTGCGGTGGTTACCCGTTATGAACTCGTCGACGGCTTCCCGCAATTGGACGTCGACGACGTCTACCTGGGCAACGGGGTTTCCGAGCTGATCACCATGACGCTGCAGGCCTTGCTGGACAACGGCGATCAGGTACTGATCCCGGCGCCCGACTATCCCCTGTGGACCGCGTCGACGTCGTTGGCCGGCGGCACACCCGTGCATTACCTGTGCGATGAAACCCAAGGCTGGCAGCCCGACATCGCCGACCTGGAGTCAAAGATCACCGAGCGCACCAAAGCGCTGGTGGTCATCAACCCGAACAACCCGACCGGCGCCGTGTACAGCCGCGAAATCCTCACCCAGATGGCAGATTTGGCGCGCCAGCACCAGCTGTTGCTGCTCGCCGACGAGATCTACGACAAGATCCTCTACGACGACGCCAAGCACATCAGCATGGCCTCGGTGGCACCCGACCTGCTGTGCTTGACCTTCAACGGACTGTCCAAGGCCTACCGGGTGGCCGGATACCGGGCCGGCTGGCTGGTGATCACCGGCCCCAAAGACCACGCCAGCAGCTTCATCGAAGGCATCAGCTTGTTGGCCAACATGCGGCTGTGCCCGAATGTCCCTGCCCAGCACGGGATTCAGGTGGCCCTGGGCGGTCACCAGAGCATCGAGGATCTGGTGTTGCCCGGTGGCCGGCTGCGCGAGCAGCGTGACGTCGCATGGAGCAAACTCAACGAGATCCCGGGAGTGTCCTGCGTCAAACCGGCCGGTGCGCTGTACACTTTTCCTCGTCTTGATCCCGAGGTGTATGAGATCGAAGACGACGAGCAGCTCGTCCTCGATCTACTGCTGCAAGAGAAGATACTCGTCACCCAGGGCACTGGATTCAATTGGCCCGCACCTGATCACCTGCGCATCGTGACATTGCCGTGGTCGCGCGATCTGGCGAACGCGATCGAGCGTCTGGGTAACTTCCTGGCCAGCTACCGCCAGTAACGCGCGGCCATTCAGCCCGGGCAGTACACGCTGATCGCGGTGTCGGCGAAGGCCGCGGCGGTGTCCACCGACATGCCCGGCGATCCGTCGACAATGTCTTGCACGATCTGTTGTTCGGTTTCGCCGCGCTCCAAGCGAGAGCAGACACGATGCGCATCGTTGATCGTGACGTCGCGAGCCGCCGATAGTTGAAGCCCCTGCGCGGTCAGCAGGAACAAAAATCGACCGTCCCTGTCGAGCGTTCCGGTCGATGGTGCGGGTGGCGCGGATCGGGCCTGGGCATCTGGCGCACCGTCGATTGG encodes:
- a CDS encoding SRPBCC family protein, whose amino-acid sequence is MEFNNEFRVAVPAAKTWEVLTDVERVAPCLPGATVLSVDGDEFTGTVKVKVGPITVSYQGVACFQEKDAAARRLVLKATGKETRGSGSAAALVTAQLKDEGEASRVLISTDLTISGKAAQFGRGVLADVATNLVGQFAKRLEAELLGDSSGQHKHETISAAKLSTSAEQESVDLVKVVALPLAKRAAPVVAGIAAGTAIGFLLGRRRAHKRPAAVLADELRAALSQLLS
- a CDS encoding FAD binding domain-containing protein, whose amino-acid sequence is MKAAPFAYHRVESVKQAVDLLDEYGDEAKILAGGQSLVPMLAMRLTHFENLVDISRVDELIGIDRFGDEVRVNAATPHAFVEMDDEVADGVPLLTRATPLIGHFQIRNRGTLGGAIAHADPAAEYGAVALALGARMEAASSAGSREIAADDFFTGLWENSLRPNEILTAVTFPVWGGRSGFAIEELARRHGDFAIAGAAVAVQLDGDDRVSRCGVGLLGLGSTPRRALPVEQVVVGQRVDDITAADIGHLALSGLDDIPADLQGSARYRARVGATMVARAWASATAQAKEQPR
- a CDS encoding (2Fe-2S)-binding protein encodes the protein MNELPVRLSVNGRSIEAAVEPRVTLADFLRETCGLTGTHLGCEHGACGACTVLLDGRAVRSCLIFAVQVDGQEVTTVEGIAGAHGELSPVQVALRECHGLQCGFCTPGFVTSITALLRDNPHPTDQEIREGLSGNFCRCTGYQGIINAVHRAAELMSGASARS
- a CDS encoding LLM class F420-dependent oxidoreductase; translation: MDFRVFVEPQQGASYTDQLVVARTAEALGYSGFFRSDHYVAMSGDGMPGPTDSWVTLGALARETSSIRLGTLVTSATFRHPGPLAVSIAQVDAMSGGRVEVGIGTGWFEREHQAYGIPFPPPSERFARLTEQLEIVTGLWNTPPSQTFDYAGTHYALCDCPALPKPVQRPHPPIIIGGLGTRRTPALAATFADEFNVPFARLDTVAAQYQRVADAVDSVGRSPDSMTYSAAFVLCAGRDDAELTRRAAAIGRELAEMRSNSPLVGTPAEIVERLGPFAAAGVERVYLQLLDLADLDHLELFAAEVIRQL
- a CDS encoding heterodisulfide reductase-related iron-sulfur binding cluster, producing MTAIVGLFAARRASWLVKLTLSGQPATGRTDRLGTRIWTELSEVFGQRRLLKWSIPGLAHFFTMWGFFILLTVYIEAYGLLFQPNFHIPIIGRWDVLGFLQDFFATAVFVGISTFAVIRILRSPREIGRTSRFYGSHTGGAWLILFMIFNVIWTYVLVRGSAVNNATLPYGKAAFLSQLFGVILKPLGHTGNEVLETVALLLHIGVMLAFLIIVLHSKHLHIFLAPINVIFKRLPNGLGPLLPIEADGKPIDFENPPEDATFGRGKIEDFTWKGMLDFATCTECGRCQSQCPAWNTGKPLNPKLLIMDLRDHWMAKAPYILGQKEADVVGGYIESGRGEGHHVPESGFGRVPGSGPEQANRPLVGTAEQGGVIDPDVLWSCVTCGACVEQCPVDIEHVDHIVDLRRYQVMMESEFPAELSVLFKNLETKANPWGQNASDRTNWIDEVDFDVPVYGQDVDSFDGFEYLFWVGCAGAYDDKAKKTTKAVAELLATAGVKFLVLGTGETCNGDSARRSGNEFLFQQLAAQAVGTLDGVFEGVETVDRKIVVTCPHCFNTLGREYRQLGANYTVLHHTQLLNRLVRDKKLVPVKPVDGDGSKPSITYHDPCYLGRHNKVYEAPRELIGASGATLTEMPRHADRSFCCGAGGARMWMEEHIGKRINHERVDEALATGATTVATACPFCRVMVSDGVDDRAEAAGREDVDVRDVANLLLESIDRSAVTLPAKGTAAKQAAQAAPKAAAAPSAPSAPAKATAEAPAETAAPTQQKPAKAVTGLGIAGGAKRPGAKKAAASTQPATAPQREAKTEAAEAKPAPAPAKGLGIAAGVKRPGAKKAPAQGAPPEQKPETESGVSGQDGEQESQTPPVKGLGIARGARPPGKR
- a CDS encoding pyridoxal phosphate-dependent aminotransferase translates to MDRGGTMVDVTTHQLPWHTSAHHHRQRTFAQSSKLQDVLYEIRGPVHAHAARLEAEGHRILKLNIGNPAPFGFEAPDVIMRDMIQALPYAQGYSDSKGILPARRAVVTRYELVDGFPQLDVDDVYLGNGVSELITMTLQALLDNGDQVLIPAPDYPLWTASTSLAGGTPVHYLCDETQGWQPDIADLESKITERTKALVVINPNNPTGAVYSREILTQMADLARQHQLLLLADEIYDKILYDDAKHISMASVAPDLLCLTFNGLSKAYRVAGYRAGWLVITGPKDHASSFIEGISLLANMRLCPNVPAQHGIQVALGGHQSIEDLVLPGGRLREQRDVAWSKLNEIPGVSCVKPAGALYTFPRLDPEVYEIEDDEQLVLDLLLQEKILVTQGTGFNWPAPDHLRIVTLPWSRDLANAIERLGNFLASYRQ
- a CDS encoding DUF732 domain-containing protein; protein product: MATTQPPPPIRGSAVVIGVVVAVVAVAGVLVFSWKHQRFAPIDGAPDAQARSAPPAPSTGTLDRDGRFLFLLTAQGLQLSAARDVTINDAHRVCSRLERGETEQQIVQDIVDGSPGMSVDTAAAFADTAISVYCPG